In Streptomyces longhuiensis, the following proteins share a genomic window:
- a CDS encoding histone-like nucleoid-structuring protein Lsr2 produces the protein MAQKVQVLLVDDLDGGEADETVTFALDGKTYEIDLTTANADKLRGLLEPYLKGGRRTGGRSAGGRGKARAAVAGGSQDTAQIRAWAKENGYEVNDRGRVPASIREAYEKANG, from the coding sequence GTGGCACAGAAGGTTCAGGTCCTTCTTGTCGACGACCTCGACGGTGGCGAGGCGGACGAGACCGTGACGTTCGCGTTGGACGGCAAGACTTACGAGATCGACCTCACCACCGCCAACGCGGACAAGCTCCGTGGACTTCTTGAGCCGTACCTCAAGGGCGGTCGTCGTACCGGAGGCCGTTCCGCCGGCGGACGCGGCAAGGCGCGCGCCGCGGTGGCCGGTGGCAGCCAGGACACGGCGCAGATCCGTGCCTGGGCCAAGGAGAACGGTTACGAGGTCAACGACCGCGGCCGTGTCCCCGCGTCCATCCGTGAGGCCTACGAGAAGGCCAACGGCTGA
- a CDS encoding SCO3374 family protein, which produces MVSIVPTVPLPRRPLDAGDPVREWYENALGWATARGPEGLQLLTGLRFDVLELPAEAGRAVLRRLDPGCPVALQGETMRLLVAAGSAEELPGLLDWLEWGALPLDLTVVGAGGRIDAPAPPGVPDPQEAAVWVRPPVPGCDVEPTLPALTALSAVGGGGGAPGLVRLVETAATQCHRIRLRRACAQPLAFS; this is translated from the coding sequence ATGGTCTCCATCGTGCCCACCGTGCCCCTGCCCCGTCGGCCGCTCGACGCGGGCGACCCGGTGCGGGAGTGGTACGAGAACGCGCTCGGCTGGGCCACCGCGCGGGGCCCCGAGGGCCTTCAGCTGCTGACGGGGCTGCGCTTCGACGTACTGGAGCTGCCCGCGGAGGCGGGACGTGCCGTGCTGCGGCGGCTGGACCCCGGGTGTCCGGTGGCCCTGCAAGGGGAGACGATGCGCCTGCTGGTGGCCGCGGGCAGCGCGGAGGAGCTGCCGGGGCTGCTCGACTGGCTGGAGTGGGGGGCGCTGCCCCTCGATCTCACCGTGGTCGGTGCGGGCGGTCGGATCGACGCGCCCGCGCCCCCGGGAGTGCCGGACCCCCAGGAGGCCGCTGTCTGGGTGCGGCCCCCCGTGCCCGGATGCGACGTCGAGCCGACACTTCCGGCTCTGACGGCGCTGTCGGCCGTAGGGGGCGGTGGGGGCGCCCCCGGTCTCGTACGGCTGGTGGAAACGGCGGCGACTCAGTGCCACCGGATCCGGTTGCGACGTGCCTGCGCTCAGCCGTTGGCCTTCTCGTAG
- a CDS encoding ATP-dependent Clp protease ATP-binding subunit, whose product MFERFTDRARRVVVLAQEEARMLNHNYIGTEHILLGLIHEGEGVAAKALESLGISLEAVRQQVEEIIGQGQQAPSGHIPFTPRAKKVLELSLREALQLGHNYIGTEHILLGLIREGEGVAAQVLVKLGADLNRVRQQVIQLLSGYQGKETAAAGGPAEGTPSTSLVLDQFGRNLTQAARESKLDPVIGREKEIERVMQVLSRRTKNNPVLIGEPGVGKTAVVEGLAQAIVKGEVPETLKDKHLYTLDLGALVAGSRYRGDFEERLKKVLKEIRTRGDIILFIDELHTLVGAGAAEGAIDAASILKPMLARGELQTIGATTLDEYRKHLEKDAALERRFQPIQVAEPSLPHTIEILKGLRDRYEAHHRVSITDEALVQAATLADRYISDRFLPDKAIDLIDEAGSRMRIRRMTAPPDLREFDEKIAGVRRDKESAIDSQDFEKAASLRDKEKQLLAAKAKREKEWKAGDMDVVAEVDGELIAEVLATATGIPVFKLTEEESSRLLRMEDELHKRVIGQKDAVKALSKAIRRTRAGLKDPKRPGGSFIFAGPSGVGKTELSKALAEFLFGDEDALISLDMSEFSEKHTVSRLFGSPPGYVGYEEGGQLTEKVRRKPFSVVLFDEVEKAHPDIFNSLLQILEDGRLTDSQGRVVDFKNTVIIMTTNLGTRDISKGFNLGFAAQGDTKSNYERMKNKVSDELKQHFRPEFLNRVDDVVVFPQLTQDDILQIVDLMIGKVDERLKDRDMGIELSQSAKELLAKKGYDPVLGARPLRRTIQREIEDSLSEKILFGELRPGHIVVVDTEGEGDAKTFTFRGEEKSPLPDVPPIEQAAGGAGPNLSKEA is encoded by the coding sequence ATGTTCGAGAGGTTCACCGACCGCGCGCGGCGGGTTGTCGTCCTGGCTCAGGAAGAAGCCCGGATGCTCAACCACAACTACATCGGCACCGAGCACATCCTCCTGGGCCTGATCCACGAGGGTGAGGGTGTCGCCGCTAAGGCCCTGGAGAGCCTCGGGATTTCGCTCGAGGCGGTCCGCCAGCAGGTGGAGGAGATCATCGGCCAGGGCCAGCAGGCCCCGTCCGGGCACATCCCCTTCACCCCCCGTGCCAAGAAGGTCCTGGAGCTGTCGCTCCGCGAGGCCCTTCAGCTGGGCCACAACTACATCGGCACGGAGCACATCCTGCTCGGCCTGATCCGTGAGGGCGAGGGCGTCGCCGCCCAGGTCCTGGTCAAGCTGGGCGCCGATCTCAACCGGGTGCGGCAGCAGGTCATCCAGCTGCTCTCCGGCTACCAGGGCAAGGAGACCGCCGCCGCCGGCGGTCCTGCCGAGGGCACGCCCTCCACGTCCCTGGTCCTCGACCAGTTCGGCCGGAACCTCACGCAGGCCGCCCGCGAATCCAAGCTCGACCCGGTCATCGGGCGCGAGAAGGAGATCGAGCGGGTCATGCAGGTGCTGTCCCGCCGTACGAAGAACAACCCGGTCCTCATCGGCGAGCCCGGCGTCGGCAAGACCGCCGTCGTCGAGGGCCTCGCGCAGGCCATCGTCAAGGGCGAGGTGCCCGAGACCCTCAAGGACAAGCACCTCTACACCCTCGACCTGGGCGCGCTGGTCGCCGGTTCCCGCTACCGCGGTGACTTCGAGGAGCGCCTGAAGAAGGTCCTCAAGGAGATCCGCACCCGCGGCGACATCATCCTGTTCATCGACGAGCTGCACACGCTGGTCGGTGCGGGTGCCGCCGAGGGCGCCATCGACGCCGCTTCGATCCTGAAGCCGATGCTGGCCCGCGGTGAGCTCCAGACCATCGGCGCGACCACGCTCGACGAGTACCGCAAGCACCTGGAGAAGGACGCCGCTCTCGAGCGCCGCTTCCAGCCGATCCAGGTCGCGGAGCCGTCGCTGCCGCACACGATCGAGATCCTCAAGGGTCTGCGCGACCGCTACGAGGCCCACCACCGCGTCTCCATCACGGACGAGGCCCTCGTTCAGGCGGCGACGCTGGCCGACCGGTACATCTCGGACCGCTTCCTGCCGGACAAGGCGATCGACCTGATCGACGAGGCCGGTTCCCGGATGCGCATCCGCCGGATGACCGCGCCGCCGGACCTCCGCGAGTTCGACGAGAAGATCGCGGGCGTGCGCCGCGACAAGGAGTCGGCCATCGACTCCCAGGACTTCGAGAAGGCAGCTTCGCTCCGCGACAAGGAGAAGCAGCTGCTGGCAGCGAAGGCCAAGCGCGAGAAGGAGTGGAAGGCCGGCGACATGGACGTCGTCGCCGAGGTCGACGGCGAGCTGATCGCCGAGGTCCTCGCGACCGCGACCGGCATTCCCGTCTTCAAGCTGACCGAGGAGGAGTCCTCGCGTCTGCTGCGCATGGAGGACGAGCTCCACAAGCGCGTCATCGGCCAGAAGGACGCCGTCAAGGCGCTCTCGAAGGCGATCCGCCGTACGCGTGCCGGTCTGAAGGACCCGAAGCGCCCCGGTGGCTCGTTCATCTTCGCGGGCCCGTCCGGTGTCGGTAAGACCGAGCTGTCCAAGGCGCTCGCCGAGTTCCTCTTCGGTGACGAGGACGCGCTGATCTCCCTCGACATGTCGGAGTTCAGCGAGAAGCACACGGTCTCGCGTCTCTTCGGTTCGCCCCCCGGTTACGTGGGCTACGAAGAGGGCGGCCAGCTGACGGAGAAGGTGCGGCGCAAGCCGTTCTCGGTGGTTCTCTTCGACGAGGTCGAGAAGGCCCACCCGGACATCTTCAACTCGCTGCTGCAGATCCTGGAGGACGGTCGCCTGACCGACTCCCAGGGCCGGGTCGTGGACTTCAAGAACACGGTCATCATCATGACGACCAACCTCGGCACGCGGGACATCTCGAAGGGCTTCAACCTCGGCTTCGCGGCCCAGGGCGACACGAAGTCCAACTACGAGCGCATGAAGAACAAGGTCTCGGACGAGCTCAAGCAGCACTTCCGTCCCGAGTTCCTCAACCGCGTGGACGACGTCGTCGTCTTCCCGCAGCTGACCCAGGACGACATCCTCCAGATCGTCGACCTGATGATCGGCAAGGTCGACGAGCGCCTCAAGGACCGGGACATGGGCATCGAGCTCAGCCAGTCCGCGAAGGAGCTCCTGGCCAAGAAGGGTTACGACCCCGTGCTCGGCGCGCGTCCGCTGCGACGCACGATCCAGCGCGAGATCGAGGACTCGCTCTCCGAGAAGATCCTCTTCGGCGAGCTGCGTCCGGGCCACATCGTGGTCGTCGACACGGAGGGCGAGGGTGACGCCAAGACGTTCACCTTCCGCGGCGAGGAGAAGTCCCCGCTGCCGGACGTCCCGCCGATCGAGCAGGCGGCCGGCGGAGCCGGTCCGAATCTGAGCAAGGAGGCGTAA
- a CDS encoding M23 family metallopeptidase, whose product MSKRTMTLSSGSSLLRTRAAVVTAALGATALLGAGAAVAAESTQGSVALPSVAAASVQAQAKAQAKAAEKTKAHAAQVKAHAAQVKKAAAKKAVSWIDPVKSYKLSAGFGLGGNMWSHKHSGQDFAVPIGTNVMAAHGGTVVKAGPYGGGDGPAYGNAIVIKHGNGTYSQYAHLSRIDVHVGQTVSTGQHIALSGNTGNSSGPHLHFEIRTTPNYGSAVNPVNFLKSMGVAV is encoded by the coding sequence ATGTCGAAGCGCACCATGACTCTTTCTTCCGGCTCGTCCCTGCTCCGTACTCGGGCGGCCGTCGTCACCGCCGCCCTGGGAGCCACGGCGCTGCTGGGTGCAGGGGCCGCGGTTGCCGCCGAAAGCACTCAGGGAAGCGTCGCGCTGCCCAGCGTGGCCGCGGCTTCGGTCCAGGCCCAGGCCAAGGCCCAGGCCAAGGCCGCCGAGAAGACCAAGGCGCACGCCGCGCAGGTCAAGGCGCACGCCGCGCAGGTCAAGAAGGCCGCGGCGAAGAAGGCCGTCAGCTGGATAGACCCGGTCAAGAGCTACAAGCTGTCCGCGGGCTTCGGCCTCGGCGGCAACATGTGGTCACACAAGCACTCCGGCCAGGACTTCGCCGTGCCGATCGGCACGAACGTCATGGCCGCCCACGGCGGCACCGTCGTCAAGGCCGGCCCCTACGGCGGCGGCGACGGCCCGGCGTACGGCAACGCCATCGTGATCAAGCACGGCAACGGCACGTACTCGCAGTACGCGCACCTGTCCCGCATCGACGTGCACGTCGGCCAGACGGTCTCCACCGGTCAGCACATCGCGCTCTCCGGCAACACCGGTAACTCCAGCGGCCCGCACCTGCACTTCGAGATCCGCACGACCCCGAACTACGGCTCCGCGGTCAACCCGGTCAACTTCCTGAAGTCGATGGGCGTCGCCGTCTGA
- a CDS encoding TetR/AcrR family transcriptional regulator, which yields MGSSKQRRGNTRQRIQDVALELFAEQGYEKTSLREIAEHLDVTKAALYYHFKTKEDIVVSLFEDLTRPIDELIEWGREQPDTLETKQELMERYSLALHGAGPLFRFMQENQATMRELSIGELFKDRMKALLDQLLPEDATMTERVRCFSAIFSMHAGLFVLKDVEGDPEEKRKAILEVATDLVTRAQRDA from the coding sequence ATGGGCAGCAGCAAGCAGCGCCGCGGAAACACGCGGCAGCGCATCCAGGACGTGGCGCTGGAACTGTTCGCCGAGCAGGGCTACGAGAAGACCTCGCTGCGCGAGATCGCCGAGCACCTCGACGTCACCAAGGCTGCGCTCTACTACCACTTCAAGACCAAGGAAGACATCGTCGTCAGCCTCTTCGAGGACCTGACGCGGCCCATCGACGAGCTGATCGAGTGGGGCCGGGAGCAGCCCGACACCCTGGAGACCAAGCAGGAGCTCATGGAGCGCTACAGCCTGGCGCTGCACGGGGCGGGGCCGCTGTTCCGCTTCATGCAGGAGAACCAGGCGACCATGCGCGAGCTGAGCATCGGCGAGCTCTTCAAGGACCGCATGAAGGCGCTCCTCGACCAGCTCCTGCCGGAGGACGCCACCATGACCGAGCGGGTCCGCTGCTTCAGCGCGATCTTCTCGATGCACGCGGGCCTGTTCGTCCTCAAGGACGTCGAAGGCGACCCCGAGGAGAAGCGCAAGGCCATCCTCGAGGTCGCCACCGATCTCGTCACCCGGGCGCAGCGGGACGCCTGA
- a CDS encoding MDR family MFS transporter produces MAENGTVAVDTGGGGAAATKERQPRSVRVVLMALMIAMLLAMLDNMIVGTAMPTIVGDLGGLEHLSWVVTAYTLATAASTPIWGKVGDMYGRKGAFLTSIVIFLIGSGLSGMAQDMNQLIAFRAIQGLGAGGLMVGVMAIIGDLIPPRERGKYQGMMAGVMALAMIGGPLVGGAITDNWGWRWSFYINLPLGLVALAMVTAVLHLPKKRSKGKIDYLGAALLTVGITSIVLVTTWGGSQYAWGSAVIMELAAIGVAALVGFLFVQTKAAEPILPLHIFRSRNFTVMSLIGFITGFVMFGAVLFLPLYQQTVQGANATNSGLLLLPMLLSMMVVSLIAGRVTTNTGKYKVFPLVGSVLMVAGLFLLAQMDTETTRLTSGLYMAVLGAGMGCLMQITMLVAQNSVEMKDMGVASSSTTLFRTLGSSFGVAIMGALFNNRVQDVMAERAGAMGGKVAEHSTQLTAEGLAKLPDVVRDAYLHAVSAGTHSAFLLGSIIAVLALIAAVFVKEVPLRGAGPAKEAPSSPEAAGPADAQPVDMAKAGTATADAKPVEGVAAGDAAADGRTVSETV; encoded by the coding sequence ATGGCGGAGAACGGAACAGTGGCGGTGGACACCGGCGGGGGCGGCGCGGCGGCCACCAAGGAGCGGCAGCCGCGCAGTGTGCGCGTAGTCCTGATGGCGTTGATGATCGCGATGCTGCTCGCGATGCTCGACAACATGATCGTCGGCACCGCGATGCCCACGATCGTCGGCGACCTGGGCGGCCTCGAGCACCTCTCGTGGGTCGTGACCGCGTACACGCTCGCCACCGCCGCCTCGACCCCCATCTGGGGCAAGGTCGGCGACATGTACGGCAGGAAGGGCGCCTTCCTGACCTCGATCGTGATCTTCCTGATCGGCTCCGGGCTCAGCGGCATGGCCCAGGACATGAACCAGCTCATCGCGTTCCGCGCGATCCAGGGTCTCGGCGCCGGTGGCCTGATGGTCGGCGTCATGGCCATCATCGGTGACCTGATTCCGCCGCGGGAGCGCGGCAAGTACCAGGGCATGATGGCCGGCGTCATGGCGCTCGCCATGATCGGCGGACCGCTCGTCGGCGGCGCCATCACCGACAACTGGGGCTGGCGCTGGTCCTTCTACATCAACCTGCCGCTCGGCCTCGTCGCCCTCGCCATGGTCACCGCGGTCCTGCACCTGCCGAAGAAGCGCTCCAAGGGGAAGATCGACTACCTGGGCGCCGCGCTGCTCACCGTCGGCATCACGTCGATCGTGCTCGTGACGACCTGGGGCGGCTCGCAGTACGCCTGGGGCTCCGCCGTGATCATGGAGCTCGCCGCGATCGGTGTCGCCGCGCTCGTCGGTTTCCTCTTCGTCCAGACGAAGGCGGCCGAGCCGATCCTGCCGCTGCACATCTTCCGCAGCCGCAACTTCACGGTCATGTCCCTCATCGGCTTCATCACCGGCTTCGTGATGTTCGGCGCCGTGCTCTTCCTGCCGCTCTACCAGCAGACGGTGCAGGGAGCGAACGCGACCAACTCCGGTCTGCTGCTCCTGCCGATGCTGCTCTCGATGATGGTCGTCTCGCTGATCGCGGGCCGGGTCACCACCAACACCGGCAAGTACAAGGTGTTCCCGCTGGTCGGCAGCGTCCTGATGGTGGCCGGACTCTTCCTGCTCGCGCAGATGGACACGGAGACGACGCGCCTCACCTCCGGTCTGTACATGGCCGTGCTCGGCGCGGGCATGGGCTGCCTGATGCAGATCACGATGCTGGTCGCGCAGAACAGCGTCGAGATGAAGGACATGGGCGTCGCCTCGTCCTCCACGACCCTGTTCCGCACGCTGGGTTCCTCCTTCGGCGTCGCGATCATGGGCGCGCTCTTCAACAACCGCGTCCAGGACGTGATGGCCGAGCGGGCCGGGGCGATGGGCGGCAAGGTCGCGGAGCATTCCACGCAGCTGACGGCCGAGGGCCTGGCCAAGCTGCCGGACGTGGTGCGCGACGCCTACCTGCACGCGGTGTCGGCCGGTACGCACTCGGCGTTCCTGCTCGGTTCGATCATCGCGGTTCTGGCGCTGATCGCGGCGGTCTTCGTGAAGGAGGTGCCGCTGCGGGGCGCGGGCCCCGCCAAGGAGGCGCCGAGCTCTCCCGAGGCCGCGGGCCCGGCGGACGCTCAGCCGGTCGACATGGCCAAGGCCGGTACGGCCACGGCCGACGCGAAGCCGGTCGAGGGGGTCGCGGCAGGGGACGCCGCGGCGGACGGCAGGACGGTCTCCGAGACCGTCTGA
- a CDS encoding VOC family protein has product MIKGLAISTVWVLDQDRAKEFYTEKLGLEVRTDMTMGEGGMRWLTVGAKDQPDVELTLMVPGVPAMDPESAEAVKKLVSKGILGAGVLVTDDIHGDYERLRARGVQFLQEPQERPYGTEAIFRDDSGNWFSFTQRNEGLDLDKEWATS; this is encoded by the coding sequence ATGATCAAGGGACTCGCCATTTCCACCGTCTGGGTTCTCGACCAGGACCGGGCCAAGGAGTTCTACACCGAGAAGCTGGGCCTCGAGGTGCGGACGGACATGACCATGGGCGAGGGCGGTATGCGCTGGCTGACCGTGGGCGCCAAGGATCAGCCGGACGTCGAGCTGACGCTGATGGTGCCCGGGGTGCCCGCGATGGATCCCGAGTCGGCCGAGGCGGTGAAGAAGCTGGTCTCCAAGGGCATTCTCGGGGCCGGCGTCCTGGTCACGGACGACATCCACGGAGACTACGAGCGGCTCAGGGCGCGCGGGGTGCAGTTCCTCCAGGAGCCGCAGGAGCGCCCGTACGGGACCGAGGCGATCTTCCGCGACGACTCCGGGAACTGGTTCTCGTTCACGCAGCGCAACGAGGGGCTCGACCTCGACAAGGAGTGGGCCACGAGCTAG
- the cseC gene encoding two-component system sensor histidine kinase CseC: protein MRGAAATVRARLGQPLRLPLRRLRPALHTGVRWKISVAIALVGALVAVALSLVVHNAARVSMLDNARDVQDERIQFVARQYEATGRGLPVGFKVDDPGIPHDLRKKAMAGRRATFVSEQVGGVPDIWAAVPLGDGRLLSVHTRFTDRSATVMKDLDQALIIGSISVVFGGCALGVLIGGQVSRRLRKAASAAREVAQGRTDVRVGDAIGGVVRDETDDLAQAVDAMADALKQRLEAERRVTADIAHELRTPVTGLLTAAELLPPGRPSELVKDRAQAMRTLVEDVLEVARLDSAAERAELQDLLLGEFVTRRVGARHADVRVSVVHESEVTTDPRRLERILFNLLANAAKHGKPPVEVSVEGRVVRVRDHGPGFPEELLDEGPSRFRTGAADRAGHGHGLGLTIAAGQARVLGARLTFRNVRPPGAPSGTPSEGAVAVLWLPEHAPTNTGSFPMLRLPD, encoded by the coding sequence ATGAGAGGGGCCGCCGCGACCGTGCGCGCCCGGCTCGGCCAACCGCTGCGGCTGCCGCTGAGACGGCTGCGCCCGGCGCTGCACACCGGGGTCCGCTGGAAGATCAGCGTCGCCATCGCCCTGGTGGGAGCGCTCGTCGCCGTCGCCCTGAGCCTGGTCGTGCACAACGCGGCGCGCGTCTCGATGCTGGACAACGCGCGCGACGTGCAGGACGAACGCATCCAGTTCGTGGCGCGCCAGTACGAGGCCACCGGGCGCGGCCTCCCCGTCGGCTTCAAGGTCGACGACCCGGGCATACCCCATGACCTGCGCAAGAAGGCGATGGCCGGGCGGCGCGCCACTTTCGTCTCCGAACAGGTCGGCGGCGTACCCGACATATGGGCCGCGGTCCCGCTCGGCGACGGGCGCCTGCTGTCCGTGCACACCCGCTTCACCGACCGCAGCGCCACCGTCATGAAGGACCTCGACCAGGCCCTCATCATCGGCTCCATCTCGGTGGTCTTCGGCGGGTGCGCCCTCGGCGTGCTCATCGGCGGCCAGGTGTCACGGCGGCTGCGCAAGGCGGCGTCCGCGGCCAGGGAGGTCGCGCAGGGGCGGACCGACGTACGGGTCGGGGACGCCATCGGCGGCGTCGTACGCGACGAGACCGACGATCTCGCGCAGGCCGTCGACGCGATGGCCGACGCCCTGAAGCAGCGCCTTGAGGCCGAGCGCCGGGTCACCGCGGACATCGCGCACGAGCTGCGTACGCCGGTGACCGGACTGCTCACCGCGGCCGAGCTGCTGCCGCCCGGACGCCCGAGCGAGCTGGTCAAGGACCGGGCCCAGGCGATGCGCACCCTCGTCGAGGACGTACTCGAAGTGGCGCGTCTGGACAGCGCGGCCGAGCGCGCCGAGCTCCAGGACCTGCTGCTGGGCGAGTTCGTGACGCGGCGGGTCGGCGCACGCCACGCGGACGTACGGGTGAGCGTGGTGCACGAGTCGGAGGTCACCACCGACCCGCGCCGCCTCGAACGCATCCTCTTCAACCTCCTCGCCAACGCCGCGAAGCACGGCAAGCCGCCCGTCGAGGTCAGCGTCGAGGGCCGAGTGGTGCGCGTGCGTGATCACGGTCCCGGCTTCCCGGAGGAGCTGCTCGACGAGGGGCCGAGCCGCTTCCGTACGGGCGCGGCGGACCGCGCGGGCCATGGGCACGGTCTCGGTCTGACGATCGCCGCGGGTCAGGCGCGCGTGCTCGGCGCCCGCCTCACGTTCCGCAACGTACGCCCGCCGGGCGCTCCTTCGGGGACTCCGTCCGAGGGTGCGGTCGCGGTGCTGTGGCTGCCGGAGCACGCACCGACGAACACGGGAAGCTTCCCGATGCTGCGCCTGCCGGACTGA